A segment of the Candidatus Methylomirabilota bacterium genome:
GCCGCGCTCTGGCGCGCCGGTGGGCGCCTGCGCGCGCTCGGCCTCGTCGCCGCGACCACCGTGGTCGCCCAGGGCGTGCTGGGCGGCCTCCGCGTCGTCCTGCTCGAGCCGACGCTGGCCATCCTGCACGGCTGCCTGGCCCCGGCGTTCTTCGCTCTGGTGGCCGTGGCCGCGCTGGTGACCTCCCCCCGATGGCAGGAGCCCGCCACCGCCGAAGCCCTGGCGCCGTCCACGCGGTCAGTGACGCTCGCGGTGGCGGCGCTCGTCTACGTCCAGATCGTCTTCGGCGCGCTCCTGACTCACGCGGGCTTCTTGCAGCCGCACCTGATCGGCGCCCTCGCCGTCTTCGCCCTGGCACCGATCGCCACCGCCCGGCTCCGGGGGAGCGGCGATGCCGTGGCGGCGCCGGTGGCGCGCGCGCTGCTCGCCCTGCTGGGGGCCCAGCTGTTGCTGGGGGTGGGCAGCCTGCTGGTGCGGGTCCTGCCCGGGGCGCTCCCCGACGGGCTCGGCCTGATCCTGACCGTCGCTCACCGCCTGGCCGGTGCGTTGACCCTGGGCGC
Coding sequences within it:
- a CDS encoding COX15/CtaA family protein, which gives rise to MATAAHGLALMTAVATLVLILFGGLVTNTGSALAVPDWPTTFGHNLFLYPWSQMVGGIFYEHSHRLLGVLVGLLTLALAAALWRAGGRLRALGLVAATTVVAQGVLGGLRVVLLEPTLAILHGCLAPAFFALVAVAALVTSPRWQEPATAEALAPSTRSVTLAVAALVYVQIVFGALLTHAGFLQPHLIGALAVFALAPIATARLRGSGDAVAAPVARALLALLGAQLLLGVGSLLVRVLPGALPDGLGLILTVAHRLAGALTLGAAVVLAARAWAPRARGGALVAVVELTA